From a region of the Suncus etruscus isolate mSunEtr1 chromosome 11, mSunEtr1.pri.cur, whole genome shotgun sequence genome:
- the EMP1 gene encoding epithelial membrane protein 1, giving the protein MLVLLAGIFVVHIATVIMLFVSTIANVWVVSDYGSSSVGLWKNCTDGNCVSLMYADQDSLKAVQAFMILSIIFSVVSLLIFVFQLFTMEKGNRFFLSGATMLVCWLCILVGASIYTNKYAYRNNNPTYTSSHHGYCFILTWICFCFSFIIGILYLVLRKK; this is encoded by the exons ATGCTGGTCTTACTAGCTGGAATCTTCGTGGTCCACATTGCCACAGTCATCATGCTGTTCGTTAGCACCATTGCcaat GTGTGGGTGGTCTCGGACTATGGAAGCTCATCTGTAGGTCTTTGGAAAAACTGTACCGATGGCAACTGTGTATCTCTAATGTATGCCGATCAAG ATTCCCTCAAAGCTGTGCAGGCCTTCATGATCCTCTCCATCATCTTCTCCGTTGTCTCTCTCCTGATTTTTGTGTTCCAGCTCTTTACAATGGAGAAAGGAAACCGCTTCTTCCTTTCAGGGGCCACCATGCTTGTGTGTT GGCTATGCATCCTGGTTGGGGCGTCCATCTATACCAACAAGTACGCCTACAGAAACAACAACCCCACTTACACGAGTAGCCACCATGGCTATTGCTTCATTCTCACCTGGATCTGCTTCTGCTTCAGCTTCATCATCGGCATCCTCTACCTGGTCCTGCGGAAGAAATGA